CAACCTGAGCTCCGATTCGGCGCGCGTCGGTTCCCTCGGCGAGGCCATCTACTCCGGCGCCAAGGCGGCGATCGTCGCCTTTTCCAAGACGCTGGCGCGCGAGCATGCGCGCGACAACATCCGCGTCAACGTGGTTTGCCCCGGGCTGGTCGAGACCGGCTTGCTGACCGAGATGCGCGAGGACGAGTTCGCCTCGAAGATCCTGGGCTCCATCGTCAATGCCATTCCGCTTAAACGCTTCGCCGAGCCCTGCGAGATCGCGCCCCTGGTGGCGTTCCTCGCCTCGGACGCGGCGCGCTACATCACCGGACAGGTCACCAGCGTCAACGGCGGCCTGACCATGGTCTGACCGGAATAGAAGGGAAGGGTACCTTGAGCGCGACCGTGCCGTCGCTGGGGATAGAACGAACGTTCGATAGATACGCGGAGCTGATCCAGGACCTGAGCTTCCCCTCCGTCCGGCGTTGGAAGGACGAGAACCGGCGCCCGGTGATCGGCTACTTTCCCGTGTATGCGCCCCTGGAGCTGATCCACGCCTGCGGCATGCTGCCGGTGGGGCTCAACGGCGCGGGCGACCAACTCGACATCCAGCACGCCGACGCGCGCTTCGGCTCGTTCATCTGCTCCATCGTCAAGACCACGCTGGAGATGGGCCTGACCGGCCACCTCGACCTGTTCGACGGCCTGCTCTTCTCCTCCATCTGCGATTCGGCGCGCAACCTGGCCTTCGTGATGAAACGCAACTTCCCGCAGAAATTTGTGGAATTCCTGCACCTGCCGCATAACCCCTCGTCCCCCGCCAGCGCGGAATTCCTGTGTGCGGAATACGCACGCTTGCGGGAGGGCCTGGAGGCCGTGGGCGGAAGACGCGCGGACGACGCGGCGTTGTCACAGGCGATCGCCCTCTACAACGAGAATCGCACGCTGACGCGGCAGCTCTACCGCTTCCGCTCCGAGAACCCTCACCGGCTACGCACATCGGACCTGTACGCCGTGGTGCGGGCCGGCAACTTCCTGCCCGTCGAGGAGCACAACGGCTGCCTGGCGCAAGCGCTGGCGGAAGCGGTCCAGAACGGCGCAAAGCCGCGGGACAGCGTTCGCGTTTTGGTGGAAGGCTCGTTCTGCGAGCAGCCGCCGCTGCAACTGATCAAGCTGATCGAACAGGCGGGATGCTACGTGGTAGAGGACGACTTCATCCTCGGCCCACGCTGGTTCACGGGAGACATTCCGAAGAGCGGAGACCCGCTCCTGGAGCTCGCCAAGAGCTACCTTGACCTGTCGGTGTATTCCTCCGTCCGCCACGATGCGCGCAAGCCCCGGCACAAGGAGCTGATCGCCAAGGCGAGGCGCAACCGCGCGCAAGCGGTGATCCTGCTGGTGGCGAAGTTCTGCGAGCCGGCCTACTTCGACTACGTGCTGTACAAGCGCGAACTGGAAGCCGCCGGCATCCCTCATCTTCTGGTCGAGTTCGAGGAAAAAATGTTCACCTTCGAGCGCCTCCAGAACGAGGTCGAGACCTTTGTGGAGTCGTTGCTGTTCGATTGAGAGGAAAGTATGACGCAGGCGCGAAGCGAGTACCGCGGGCAGATCCACCAGAGACAGAAAGAGCTGATGCTGAAGTGGTACGAGCGCCTGGACGAGGCTGCGCGGACCGGCAGCCCGCCCACGGCCGCAATGATGATCTCCGGCAATTGCGTCGAGCTGCTGGAGGGATTCGGCGCCGTGCCCCTCTATCCGGAGATCAACGCGCTGCAACTCGCCATCCGGCACCAGTCGCTCGAGCCGATCCTGGTAGCGGAGGAGCTGGGCTACGCCGCCGACAACTGCGCCTACGTGAAGGCCGACATCGGCGCCTACCTGAAGGGCCTGACCCCCGCCGATGGCAAGCTGCCGACGCCTTCGCTGGTGCTGTGCAACTTCGTCGGCTGCAACACCTACATCAAGTGGTTCGAGCACGTCGCGGAGCTGCAGGGCGCACCGTTGTACATGCTCGACGTGCCTTTCCTGCGGACCGACGAGCCGTCGCGGGCCGATATCGACTACGTTATCCGGCAACTGAAGGAAGTGGTGCAGCGACTGGAGGAGATCACCGGCCGAAAATTCGATTACGACCGTTTCCAGCAGGCCGTGCGCTGCTCCAGCCGGGTCGAGGATCTGTGGTCGAAGATCAAGCACCTGGCCCGCCTGACGCCCTCACCTTTCGACGCCTATTTCGACGCCATCACGCTCATGGGCCCGCTCTACGTGTACCGCGCCACGCCTGAGGGCGTGGAATTCTTCGAGATCGCGCTGAAGGAGATGGAAGAGAAGGTCGCCGGGGGGCAGGGCATCTACGACGCGGAGAAATTCCGCGTCGTGATCGAGGGCCCGCCGCCGTACCCGTATTTCCGCACCTTCCGCGACATGTTCGCCAAGTGGAAGGCTTGCGCGGTGGCCTCGACCTATTCGACCGTCGGCGGGTTGTGGGAGTTCGGCGCTCGCCACGATCCCGAGCACCCCTTCGAGGCGGTCGCGCTGCACATGCTGGCGCAGAACGTCACCAACCGGAACTACCTGCAACGCTACGAGCAGATCCGGCGCTACGTCGAAGAGTGGAACGCGCACGGGCTGATCATCCACTTCGTGAAGAGCTGCCGGCTGTTCTCCGCGGGGCAGGGCGACATGCGCGACTACTTCACCAAGACGCTGGGCATCCCCACCCTGTACCTGGAATCGGACCTGGAAGATCCGCGCTATTTCGCCGAGGCGCAGACCAGGAACCGCATTGATGCGTTCTTCGAGTCGCTGGAACATCAGCACCTGACGCGCATGCACCAAGAGGCCAGATGAGATTCGCAGCCGGAGTGGACGTGGGTTCCACGCAAACCAAGTCGGTGATCATGCGCGATAACGGCGACCGCGGCCCCGAGGTGGTGGCTCGCGCGCTGGTGGATACCGGCGCCAACGTGCAGAAGGCGGCAGAGCACGGCTTCCAACAGGCATGGCGCGACGCCGGCCTATCGCCACAGGATGTCGGTTTCGTGGTAGGCACCGGCTACGGACGGTACAAGATCACCTTCGGCAATGCGCAGATGACGGAGATCAGCTGCCACGCTCGCGGGGCCCACTTCCTGTTTCCCGGTACGCGCACGGTGATCGACATGGGCGGACAGGACTCAAAAGCCATCAGCGTGGGCAAGGACGGCGAGGTGCTCGACTTTGTCATGAACGATAAGTGCGCCGCGGGGACCGGGCGCTTCCTGGCCAACGCGGCGGAGGTCATGGGGCTTTCGCTGGACGAGGTCGGGCCGATGTCGCTGAAGGGCACCAAGCCGGTGAAGATCACGACGGTGTGCACGGTGTTCGTGGAGTCCGACATCCTGTCGTACCTGGCGCAGGAGAAAAAGGCGGAAGACATTCTGCGCGGCGTGAACCTGGCCATCGCCCGGCGGACGGTGTCGCTGGCCCGCCGCGTGCCCATCGAGCCGGACATCACCTTGACCGGAGGCGTAGCGAAGAACATAGGCATGGTCAAGGCGTTAGAGGAAGTCCTGAATGTAACGCTTCAAGTCAGCCCGGACGCGCATTTCGTGGGCGCCATCGGGGCCGCGCTGTTCGCGCTGGAGAAGATGGACCAGAGCTTCGAGACCGGCATTTGGAGGAGCGCGCATGCGACTGGTAGCGGGCATTGATATCGGGTCGGGGATCACCAAGGCAGTCGTTATCCAGGCGGATGGTGACGCGAGGCCGAGAGTGATCGGGCGGGGAACGGTAAAGACCGGGGTGCAGCTCGAGCGCGCCGCCCATGAGGCCCTGGAGCTGGCGTCGCAGCAGGCCGGGATCAAGCTGACCGAGGCCTACATCGCGACCACCGGCTTCGGCCGCTATGCCGCCTCCTTCCGCGACATCCAGATCACCGACATCACCAGCGCCGCCCGGGGCGCTCGCTTCCTGGTCCCGCGGACCACGACCGTACTGGACATCGGCAGCCAGTCCACACGGGCCATCCGCCTGACCGAGGCCGGCCGTGTCGCGCAGTTCAAGAGCAACGACAAGTGCGCGGCGGGCTCGGGCAGTTTCATCGTGCGCGCCGCCAAATACCTGGAGATCCGCCTGGAGGACGTTGGCGAGCTGGCGGTAAAAGCGGAGAACCCGCAGCCCATCTCGAGCGTCTGCGCGGTGCTGGCGGAGAGCGAGATCATCAACCACGTCAGCGCGGGGGTGAGCGTGGAAGACATCGTGCGCGGCATCTACGATTCACTCGCCGACCGCGCCTCCCTGCTGCTGAGGCGTGTGGGCATGGGCAACGAGCTTACCTTCATCGGCGGCGTGGCCCGGCAGCGCGGGATGGTGAAGGCGCTGGAATCGCGCCTGGGCGTGCCCGTGCACGTGCCCGAGGGCAGCGATGAGGTCTGCGCCATCGGCGCCGCACTGCTTGGCCTGAAGCGTGTCGAATCACGCAAAGGAGAACCTGTTCCGGCCGGGCGGTGATCCGAGCGGCGCGTGCATGCCGCGCGATAAAATCGTCTGGCCATGAATGTCGATCCGAACCAGGCCCGCGCCTGGACCCTTCCCTCGAACCTCTACACCGATCCCACCGTGCTTGCCGAGGAGAAAGACAAGATCTTCGCGCGCACGTGGCAGGTCGTCGGACACATCCGCCAGCTCGCGAATCCAGGCGACTACCTGACCACAGAACTGGTTGGAGAACCGCTGCTAGTCGTCCGCGACAACGCCGGAGAACTGCGCGCCTTTTACAACGTCTGCCGGCATCGCGCCGGACCGCCTGCGGAGGGCTGTGGTTCGCGCAAGGTCTTCCGCTGCGGCTATCACGGCTGGACCTACTCCCTCGAAGGGAAGCTGCTGAACGCGCCGGAGATGGAGGGCACCGAGAACTTTCGCCACGAGGAGATCGGCCTAGTCCCGATCCGGGTCGAGGAGTGGTCGGGGCTGGTGTTCGTGAATCTTGACGACCGCTGTCCGTCGCTCGCGCACACTCTCGGCGAGCTGCCGCAGCAAGCGGCACGCTTCGGCTTCGATCGCATGCAGTTGTTCTATCGCCGCGATTACCTCATGGACTGCAACTGGAAGACCTACATCGACAACTTCCTCGAGGGATACCACTTGCCCAGCGTGCATCCCGGCCTGAACCGCGAGCTGGACTACGGCAATTACCTCACCGAGACCTGCGCCGGTTACTCGCGGCAACTGAGCCCCATCCGCGGGGCGGAAAATGCCGCCGACGGCCCGCGGCGATACCAGCAGCAATCGGGCAGCGATGTGGCCGAATACTTCTGGGTCTTTCCCAACTGGATGCTCAACTGCTACCCCGATAACGTCTCGCTCAACATCGTCCTCCCGCTTGGACCGGAGAAGTGCGTGGCGAAGTTCGAGTGGTGTTTTCCGGAGGAGACGTTCGTGACCGGCCTGCCGCAGCAGACGGTGGAGTTCAGCGACTCAGTGCAGATGGAAGACGGGCACATTTGCGAGGTCGTGCAGAAGAACCTGCGCTCGCGCAGCTACCACCGCGGGCGGTACTCGGCGAAGCAGGAGAAATGCCTGCACCACTTCCACACCCTGTACGCGCAAATGATGGAGACACCGGTCGTCAATCGCCAGCGGGCGGCGAAATAACGCACTTCCTGGGCGGCTCCGAT
This genomic stretch from Terriglobia bacterium harbors:
- a CDS encoding 2-hydroxyacyl-CoA dehydratase, with protein sequence MSATVPSLGIERTFDRYAELIQDLSFPSVRRWKDENRRPVIGYFPVYAPLELIHACGMLPVGLNGAGDQLDIQHADARFGSFICSIVKTTLEMGLTGHLDLFDGLLFSSICDSARNLAFVMKRNFPQKFVEFLHLPHNPSSPASAEFLCAEYARLREGLEAVGGRRADDAALSQAIALYNENRTLTRQLYRFRSENPHRLRTSDLYAVVRAGNFLPVEEHNGCLAQALAEAVQNGAKPRDSVRVLVEGSFCEQPPLQLIKLIEQAGCYVVEDDFILGPRWFTGDIPKSGDPLLELAKSYLDLSVYSSVRHDARKPRHKELIAKARRNRAQAVILLVAKFCEPAYFDYVLYKRELEAAGIPHLLVEFEEKMFTFERLQNEVETFVESLLFD
- a CDS encoding 2-hydroxyacyl-CoA dehydratase family protein, with protein sequence MTQARSEYRGQIHQRQKELMLKWYERLDEAARTGSPPTAAMMISGNCVELLEGFGAVPLYPEINALQLAIRHQSLEPILVAEELGYAADNCAYVKADIGAYLKGLTPADGKLPTPSLVLCNFVGCNTYIKWFEHVAELQGAPLYMLDVPFLRTDEPSRADIDYVIRQLKEVVQRLEEITGRKFDYDRFQQAVRCSSRVEDLWSKIKHLARLTPSPFDAYFDAITLMGPLYVYRATPEGVEFFEIALKEMEEKVAGGQGIYDAEKFRVVIEGPPPYPYFRTFRDMFAKWKACAVASTYSTVGGLWEFGARHDPEHPFEAVALHMLAQNVTNRNYLQRYEQIRRYVEEWNAHGLIIHFVKSCRLFSAGQGDMRDYFTKTLGIPTLYLESDLEDPRYFAEAQTRNRIDAFFESLEHQHLTRMHQEAR
- a CDS encoding acyl-CoA dehydratase activase, with the translated sequence MRFAAGVDVGSTQTKSVIMRDNGDRGPEVVARALVDTGANVQKAAEHGFQQAWRDAGLSPQDVGFVVGTGYGRYKITFGNAQMTEISCHARGAHFLFPGTRTVIDMGGQDSKAISVGKDGEVLDFVMNDKCAAGTGRFLANAAEVMGLSLDEVGPMSLKGTKPVKITTVCTVFVESDILSYLAQEKKAEDILRGVNLAIARRTVSLARRVPIEPDITLTGGVAKNIGMVKALEEVLNVTLQVSPDAHFVGAIGAALFALEKMDQSFETGIWRSAHATGSGH
- a CDS encoding acyl-CoA dehydratase activase, with the protein product MRLVAGIDIGSGITKAVVIQADGDARPRVIGRGTVKTGVQLERAAHEALELASQQAGIKLTEAYIATTGFGRYAASFRDIQITDITSAARGARFLVPRTTTVLDIGSQSTRAIRLTEAGRVAQFKSNDKCAAGSGSFIVRAAKYLEIRLEDVGELAVKAENPQPISSVCAVLAESEIINHVSAGVSVEDIVRGIYDSLADRASLLLRRVGMGNELTFIGGVARQRGMVKALESRLGVPVHVPEGSDEVCAIGAALLGLKRVESRKGEPVPAGR
- a CDS encoding aromatic ring-hydroxylating dioxygenase subunit alpha, which produces MNVDPNQARAWTLPSNLYTDPTVLAEEKDKIFARTWQVVGHIRQLANPGDYLTTELVGEPLLVVRDNAGELRAFYNVCRHRAGPPAEGCGSRKVFRCGYHGWTYSLEGKLLNAPEMEGTENFRHEEIGLVPIRVEEWSGLVFVNLDDRCPSLAHTLGELPQQAARFGFDRMQLFYRRDYLMDCNWKTYIDNFLEGYHLPSVHPGLNRELDYGNYLTETCAGYSRQLSPIRGAENAADGPRRYQQQSGSDVAEYFWVFPNWMLNCYPDNVSLNIVLPLGPEKCVAKFEWCFPEETFVTGLPQQTVEFSDSVQMEDGHICEVVQKNLRSRSYHRGRYSAKQEKCLHHFHTLYAQMMETPVVNRQRAAK